The Fusarium musae strain F31 chromosome 10, whole genome shotgun sequence genome window below encodes:
- a CDS encoding hypothetical protein (EggNog:ENOG41~MEROPS:MER0001526), producing the protein MALFTLATIAAAVAFPSIAAAGKVPAGVISVPLSRDAGLTAYYAKLQVGTPPQTEYLKIDTGSPRYSFLDPRNEVCKKQGNNCKTFGTFNNKTSKTSRYAGDGFADALGYVGRGDYLEDTIVIGGVSTKNMYFGMTSDYSFPDKLSGNISTILGLSLECGFAGPKCTDRFSSYFLPELKNASKINYLASSLYLGPDDKKAANARMLLGGAYDKAKIDGDLITVPMVDPFSNALTGGQTNVVNVTSIEVFLTKGNKRTKETYGKKKVGVPVLLDTGVASWYLTDKTLAPVLRAFGAKTQPFGQQYFVVDCKYADSKRNDGYIAVEFGVHGTIKVPLYGVVTKFTDGTCGVFSASRGDAVSIFGDPFLRNVYTIFDQEKFSISMGKVKHTAVENIVPFPKGGFKPTHY; encoded by the exons ATGGCTCTCTTCACTTTGGCCACcatcgctgctgctgtcgcgTTCCCTAGCATCGCTGCTGCGGGCAAGGTTCCTGCTGGTGTTATCTCCGTCCCGTTGTCTCGCGATGCAGGCTTGACGGCGTACTATGCCAAGCTGCAGGTTGGGACACCGCCGCAGACAGAGTATCTCAAGATCGACACTGGCAGCCCGCGATATTCCTTCCTCGACCCTCGTAATGAGGTCTGCAAAAAGCAGGGAAACAATTGCAAGACGTTTGGCACTTTCAACAACAAAACATCCAA AACATCTCGCTATGCAGGTGATGGATTCGCTGATGCCTTGGGCTACGTCGGTCGAGGCGATTATTTGGAGGACACTATTGTCATCGGCGGTGTTTCAACCAAGAACATGTACTTTGGCATGACTTCCGATTACAGTTTCCCCGACAAGCTCAGTGGCAACATCAGCACGATCCTCG GTCTATCGCTAGAGTGCGGGTTTGCTGGCCCCAAGTGCACTGACAGGTTCTCCTCATACTTCCTGCCAGAGCTGAAGAACGCCTCCAAGATCAACTACCTTGCATCGAGTCTCTACCTCGGCCCCGATGACAAGAAGGCCGCCAACGCCAGGATGCTCCTCGGTGGAGCTtacgacaaggccaagattgacGGTGATCTCATCACCGTGCCTATGGTCGACCCTTTCAGCAACGCCCTTACCGGTGGCCAGACCAATGTGGTCAATGTCACCTCTATCGAGGTCTTTCTCACCAAGGGCAACAAACGCACCAAGGAAACATACGGCAAGAAGAAAGTCGGTGTTCCCGTATTGCTGGACACTGGTGTTGCGAGCTGGTACCTCACCGACAAGACCCTGGCTCCTGTCCTCCGCGCTTTTGGTGCCAAGACACAGCCTTTTGGCCAGCAATACTTTGTGGTTGACTGCAAGTACGCGGACTCTAAGCGCAATGACGGATACATCGCTGTTGAGTTTGGTGTTCACGGCACGATCAAGGTTCCGCTCTATGGCGTGGTGACCAAGTTCACTGATGGCACTTGTGGAGTATTTTCCGCTTCTCGCGGGGACGCAGTGTCTATCTTTGGTGATCCTTTCCTGCGCAATGTGTACACCATCTTTGACCAGGAGAAGTTCTCTATCTCGATGGGTAAGGTGAAGCATACAGCTGTGGAGAATATTGTGCCTTTCCCCAAGGGAGGCTTCAAGCCAACTCACTACTGA
- a CDS encoding hypothetical protein (EggNog:ENOG41~MEROPS:MER0003668), whose product MSLKLLQLIAALAASAHGLAVPDSQGAAFSLDALPSTAEEFDPMAERQRLEAKFPTAHGSNIKARTTKQSGSVKVKPIAGGQSFFTPTVIGNQTFKMLYDTGSADLWVYSNDSSPFQREDHPGYVPTSSATLLKGYNFTLKYAFGDTISGEVFTDTVKAGPVVAKKQAVEAALIIQPEVAYDGIMGLAFSTINQVTPKKQKTFFETLLPTLKKKVFAANLRVDGKPATWDFGYIDSTKFKGKVSYTPVVSTKYWSMNVSSYAVGKSSFNSKKKVGEVIVDSGTYLIYLPEAVVNDYYSHIKGYKLTEGGSRTYPCNATVPDFHLKIDSTTLTIPGRDVNYTVYDPTTRLCTGAITTQLNNKYSVLGNLFMKNYYVIHSQEDATPKLGFASL is encoded by the exons ATGTCTCTCAAGCTCCTGCAACTGATTGCAGCATTGGCTGCTTCTGCCCATGGCCTTGCTGTGCCTGATAGCCAGGGCGCGGCTTTCAGCCTCGATGCTTTGCCGTCAACGGCAGAGGAATTTGATCCCATGGCTGAGCGCCAGAGGCTTGAGGCCAAGTTCCCTACGGCGCATGGCAGCAACATCAAAGCGCGCACCACGAAGCAGTCGGGCTCCGTGAAAGTGAAGCCTATCGCTGGGGGCCAGTCATTCTTCACCCCTACTGTCATTGGAAACCAGACGTTCAAGATGCTTTACGACACTGGTTCCGCTGATTT ATGGGTGTATTCCAACGATTCTTCCCCCTTCCAGCGTGAGGATCACCCAGGCTATGTCCCAACTTCATCTGCAACCCTTCTCAAGGGCTACAACTTCACCCTCAAGTACGCTTTTGGCGATACAATCAGCGGCGAAGTCTTCACCGACACCGTCAAGGCGGGACCCGTCGTAGCCAAAAAGCAGGCCGTCGAAGCCGCCCTCATCATCCAGCCCGAAGTCGCCTACGACGGCATCATGGGTCTCGCATTCAGCACCATCAACCAGGTCACgcccaagaagcaaaagacctTTTTCGAAACTCTCCTCCCTactctgaagaagaaggtctttgCTGCGAATCTCAGGGTTGATGGTAAGCCTGCAACATGGGACTTTGGATACATCGATAGCACCAagttcaagggcaaggtcTCCTATACCCCCGTTGTCAGCACGAAGTACTGGTCCATGAACGTAAGCTCCTATGCTGTAGGCAAGAGTTCATTcaacagcaagaagaaggttggcgAGGTCATCGTCGACTCGGGCACGTACCTAATCTACTTGCCGGAAGCTGTGGTGAACGACTACTACAGCCATATCAAGGGGTACAAGCTCACAGAGGGAGGCTCTCGCACGTACCCGTGCAATGCCACTGTTCCCGACTTCCATCTCAAGATCGACAGCACAACGCTCACTATCCCGGGACGAGATGTCAACTATACTGTATATGATCCCACTACGCGTCTCTGCACCGGAGCCATCACGACTCAGCTCAACAATAAATACTCCGTGTTGGGAAATTTGTTCATGAAGAACTACTATGTAATTCATAGCCAGGAGGATGCTACCCCCAAACTTGGATTTGCGTCGCTTTGA
- a CDS encoding hypothetical protein (EggNog:ENOG41) — protein MASLPVTAHRPIGKWLPNQRPAIQNWIASKLQQTKRRNFASLDPNPKIIAFQKLVNDNPYLKTLANDMFTQSSKHYDPIGEPALKTFDEFIDVLSLIIQSAPPFFDKQDPPTAMGMIGFPINAVLDWPMGTIAGYEFWLLPEVNASFKGILDSWGSFLGSSGSQSGLEGWLSKDALHMLATVANTGEEGGPTFDKIFICNPAEKYYGYKSWDDFFTREFQDGMRPITCPDDAPPTPEYPDPTLVITNACESAPLQVAEHVKLHDQFWLKSQPYSLDRMLNSNPNTHKLIDGTVYQAFLSAKSYHRWHAPVSGNVIDIELVPGSYYSENYFEGLAGNPDDPDPAAPNYSQPYISAVATRGIIWIQADNPTIGLMAIVFIGMAEVSGCEFIVDKGQHITKGQQIGMFHFGGSSHCMIFQPGVKLLWKRPPPYDMDTENNSRVNSLLAVVGN, from the coding sequence ATGGCCTCTCTCCCAGTCACAGCCCACCGCCCCATCGGCAAATGGCTCCCCAACCAACGCCCAGCGATCCAAAACTGGATCGCATCCAAGCTTCAACAGACCAAAAGAAGGAACTTTGCTTCTCTTGATCCCAACCCCAAGATCATAGCTTTTCAGAAGCTCGTCAATGACAACCCCTACCTCAAGACTCTTGCGAATGACATGTTTACCCAGTCTTCTAAGCACTATGATCCCATTGGTGAACCAGCTCTCAAAACCTTCGATGAGTTTATCGATgtcctcagcctcatcattcAATCTGCACCGCCGTTCTTTGATAAGCAGGATCCTCCTACTGCGATGGGCATGATTGGGTTTCCTATCAATGCTGTTCTTGATTGGCCTATGGGCACTATCGCTGGGTATGAATTCTGGCTTTTGCCTGAGGTCAATGCCTCGTTCAAAGGTATTCTTGACTCTTGGGGCTCTTTCTTGGGATCTTCTGGGTCTCAGTCTGGCTTAGAGGGTTGGCTGTCCAAAGATGCGCTGCATATGCTTGCCACTGTAGCCAACACTGGTGAGGAGGGCGGCCCAACCTTTGACAAGATCTTCATCTGCAACCCAGCCGAAAAGTACTACGGCTACAAATCCTGGGACGATTTCTTCACTAGAGAGTTCCAAGATGGTATGCGCCCCATCACCTGTCCAGACGACGCCCCTCCAACCCCAGAGTACCCCGACCCAACCCTCGTCATCACCAACGCCTGCGAATCCGCTCCCCTCCAAGTCGCAGAGCACGTGAAGCTCCACGATCAATTCTGGCTCAAATCCCAGCCCTACTCCCTCGACAGAATGCTCAACTCCAACCCCAATACGCACAAACTCATCGACGGGACAGTCTACCAAGCCTTCCTCAGCGCAAAGAGCTATCATCGCTGGCACGCCCCCGTTAGCGGTAACGTCATCGACATTGAGCTTGTTCCCGGTTCCTACTACAGCGAGAACTACTTTGAGGGATTGGCGGGTAATCCGGATGATCCTGATCCCGCGGCGCCGAATTACTCGCAGCCTTATATCAGTGCTGTGGCTACGCGGGGTATTATCTGGATTCAGGCTGATAATCCTACGATTGGGCTTATGGCTATTGTATTTATTGGTATGGCGGAGGTTTCGGGTTGTGAGTTTATTGTTGATAAGGGTCAGCATATTACGAAGGGGCAGCAGATTGGCATGTTTCACTTCGGGGGGAGTTCGCACTGCATGATCTTCCAGCCGGGTGTTAAGCTTTTGTGGAAGCGTCCGCCGCCGTATGATATGGATACGGAGAACAACAGCCGCGTCAACAGTCTACTGGCTGTTGTCGGCAACTAA
- a CDS encoding hypothetical protein (EggNog:ENOG41): MAPKVEYADNLGPSRQEDGTIEGTSEEIIDNPDKATAFAISGIDEHYDIDSDNSPQPEVRANVPNVDDPSMPVNTLRAWTLGLLFTILGTGINQFFSMRYPSITISSLVAQLVAYPAGRALAHTLPIMKITLLGKEIALNPDHHFNIKEHALITIMSNLSFGPSWATDIIQAQVAPAFLGLKTPVGYQFLLALTMQLFGLGMAGMAYRFIVEPPHMVWPSTLANAALFQTLHGRANPKADGWRISRYRFFVYVFAGGWLWYWLPGFLFTGLSTFAFICWAAPNNIIVNNLFGMSTGLAYLPTTFDWSQIAYNGSPLVVPFWAQANVFAGWVILFAFVTPILYYTNTWYTAYLPFSGGDIYDNTGSVFNASRVVDRHGNFSPQDYKDYSPIFMPVTFALSYGISFATMTCVPTYIFLNYWKQIVGAFNPQRKKDIHARLIERYPDAPWWWYAALTAIVLGLTIMVQEVYDTQMPVWGVFLAFGLAAFYLIPTGSVYAVANLNSNVLTVLGEIISGYAIPGKPVVMLIFKFYAYTGLSQAMIFASDMKLGLYMKIPRRTLFVAQLTACIVGSLTQNAVVLWMLHHVKDICESDQPNKYTCPQGRVNFSSSIVWGAVGPARLYSVGKIYSGLLHLFWLGALLPVVTFLLKKKYPNSKLLRNLHWPLFFAGTGNVPPATGINYSSAFAVSFIFNKWIRGKYPHWWAKYNYVLSAALDSGLAISAIVIFFALVFPGVSLSWWGNNVQGTTADGMGTPWRKLGTNETFGPSSWN; the protein is encoded by the exons atggcacCCAAAGTGGAATACGCGGATAATCTTGGGCCTTCAAGGCAAGAAGATGGCACCATTGAAGGCACGTCAGAAGAAATCATCGACAATCCTGATAAAGCTACTGCTTTTGCCATCAGCGGTATAGATGAGCACTACGACATTGACTCGGACAATTCTCCCCAGCCTGAAGTCAGAGCCAATGTTCCCAATGTCGATGATCCTTCTATGCCAGTCAACACGCTCCGTGCGTGGACGCTAGGCCTTCTGTTCACTATCCTCGGCACTGGAATCAACCAGTTTTTCTCAATGAGATATCCCAGTATCACCATCTCGTCGCTCGTCGCGCAATTAGTCGCCTACCCAGCCGGACGAGCCCTTGCACACACCCTCCCCATCATGAAAATCACACTCCTCGGGAAAGAAATTGCACTCAACCCCGATCATCACTTCAACATAAAAGAACATGCCCTCATCACAATCATGTCAAACCTCTCTTTCGGGCCATCTTGGGCAACGGATATCATCCAAGCACAAGTTGCACCTGCGTTCTTGGGGTTAAAGACTCCAGTTGGGTATCAGTTTTTACTCGCGCTTACGATGCAGCTTTTTGGGCTTGGAATGGCGGGTATGGCGTATAGGTTTATCGTTGAGCCGCCGCATATGGTTTGGCCGTCGACGCTGGCTAATGCGGCGCTGTTTCAGACGTTGCATGGGAGGGCGAATCCAAAGGCTGATGGCTGGAGGATATCGAGGTATCGGTTCTTCGTTTATGTCTTTGCGGGCGGTTGGCTATGG tactGGCTGCCTGGGTTTCTCTTCACTGGACTGAGTACCTTTGCCTTCATCTGCTGGGCTGCGCCAA ACAACATCATCGTTAACAACCTCTTCGGCATGTCAACCGGCCTAGCCTATCTCCCCACCACATTTGACTGGTCCCAAATCGCCTACAATGGCTCTCCCCTCGTCGTCCCCTTCTGGGCACAAGCCAACGTCTTCGCTGGCTGGGTCATCCTCTTCGCCTTCGTCACACCAATTCTGTACTACACAAACACTTGGTACACAGCGTACCTACCATTTTCTGGAGGTGACATCTACGATAACACTGGCAGTGTCTTCAACGCCTCGCGCGTCGTTGATCGTCATGGAAACTTCTCACCACAAGATTACAAGGACTACAGTCCTATCTTTATGCCCGTCACTTTCGCTTTGAGTTACGGCATTTCTTTCGCGACGATGACTTGTGTCCCGACGTATATCTTCCTGAATTACTGGAAGCAGATCGTCGGCGCCTTCAACCCGCAGCGGAAGAAAGATATTCATGCTCGGTTGATTGAGAGATACCCTGATGCTCCATGGTGGTGGTACGCCGCATTGACCGCTATCGTGCTTGGTCTCACCATCATGGTACAAGAAGTGTACGACACTCAAATGCCCGTTTGGGGTGTCTTCCTCGCTTTCGGTCTCGCTGCCTTTTATCTCATCCCCACAGGGAGTGTTTACGCCGTCGCAAATCTCAACAGCAACGTCCTTACAGTCCTCGGCGAGATCATTTCAGGATATGCCATTCCCGGAAAGCCTGTTGTCATGCTCATCTTCAAGTTCTACGCATACACTGGGCTCAGCCAAGCGATGATCTTTGCCTCGGACATGAAACTCGGGTTGTACATGAAGATTCCTCGTCGAACCCTCTTTGTCGCACAGTTGACCGCCTGTATCGTTGGATCTCTGACCCAGAACGCCGTTGTGCTGTGGATGCTGCACCACGTCAAGGACATTTGCGAGAGCGACCAACCCAACAAGTACACTTGTCCTCAAGGTCGCGTCAACTTCTCATCGAGCATCGTGTGGGGAGCCGTCGGTCCCGCCCGTCTGTACAGCGTGGGTAAAATCTACTCTGGATTGTTACACCTGTTCTGGCTTGGAGCACTTTTGCCAGTAGTAACTTTTCTCCTCAAAAAGAAGTACCCCAACAGCAAATTGCTACGCAACCTTCACTGGCCTCTCTTCTTCGCTGGCACTGGAAATGTGCCTCCCGCTACTGGTATCAACTACAGTTCTGCGTTTGCAGTCTCGTTCATTTTCAACAAGTGGATTCGTGGAAAGTACCCACATTGGTGGGCCAAG TACAACTATGTTCTGTCCGCGGCGCTGGACTCTGGTCTTGCCATTTCTGCCATCGTGATTTTCTTCGCCCTCGTGTTTCCGGGCGTTAGTCTTAGCTGGTGGGGAAATAATGTTCAGGGAACGACAGCGGATGGTATGGGTACTCCCTGGAGGAAGCTGGGCACCAATGAGACGTTCGGGCCCTCGTCTTGGAATTAA